Part of the Olsenella profusa DSM 13989 genome, GGCCTGACGCTGCGCCTCCGTCACCCGAAAGGACAGCATGAAGTCCTCCCGCCACCCCACGAGCGTGCCATCGGTGCCGCGGAACGAGACGAACGACAGCCCTGGCGCCACGTCCATGGTGAGCGCACCAAACTGGAGTGAACGGTCGGGATCGATGACGTCCACGTAGTCGTGGAGACCTGCGCCACCAAAGCGTGCCGATGAGCCCAGCGCCCTGAGGTAGGCGCTGCCCACCTTGGCAAACGAGTGCACGTAGGGCGTAAGGTCATCCCCTGCCCTGTCGAGCAGGATGCGACATGCCTCGGCCACCGTGATGGTGCCCGCGCCAGGCCGAGGAACGATGCCCATGAAGTCAACATAGGACAGGACGGAGCAGACGAGGTTGTCCACGTCGTTGAAGGGACGCTCCGCGAGGGTGAGGTCCCCACGCCATGTGAGGTAGTCATTGATGTTTGCCATGCCGACCTCCCGTCCGTGCACACCCCGACCCGCATGCGCCCGACCTCCAAGGGACGCGTCCGTCCGAGGAGGGAGCGACAGGGGGTGCCTGCGGCGCCGGTACTGCGTATGGTAGCCTTGAAGGGTACGTGATCGGCTGGCATGCAGTCGGCATTTCGCCGTATGGTCGTCCACTGGGAGCACCCCATGACTGATGATGGAAGCCCATCGACAAAGCGCCTCTTCGCGGCCCTGCGCTTCTCGGGCGAGGCGAGCGGTGAGCTCATGGCCTGCCAGGAGTGGATCCTCGCACAGCTGACCAAGGGCAGGCCCACCAGTCGCGATAATCTTCACCTCACCCTCTGCTACATCGGTCCCTGCGACGCCTGCCAGGAGCGGACGGCGCGCGAGGCCCTCGACCAGGCCGTGGCGACCTGGAACCGCCAGGTGGAGGATGCCCGGCAGGGCATCGAGCTCACGCTTGGCCGCATCGACACCTTCGAGAGGCGCCGCGACTCCATCGTCTGGTGTGGCCCTGTGGGCGACGCTCCCCAGGAGCTTGCCCTCCTTCGTGCCGACATCGCTCGCGAACTCGACGCACGCGGGCTGCCTTTTGGCAGCGAGACCTTCACGCCCCACGTGACGCTCGTACGTGGGGCGCGTGCCACCACAGACCAGCAGAGGCTCTCGGCCCAACGTGCGACCTTCACGACGCACCATGACGAGGTGATCCTCATGTGGAGCCACCATCCCGAAGGCGGCTCGCTTACCTACACGCCCATCCACACGGTTGCCCTGGGAGCACGACCCTAGGACAGCAGCGCCTCTGACCACGGGGCCTCTCGGAAACCCACGAGCACGAACGGGGTCCCGTCAGCCCTCGTGCCCACCACCAGCGGGCGCCTGACCATCATGCCATCCGTTGCGAGCAGCGCCAAGGCATCCTCATCGCTCATGCCGGCGTCCAGCTGGGCCTTCACGTTCTGCTCGCGGTAGAGCCTCCCGCTCGTGTTGAAGAGGCGGCGCACCGGCAGGTCGGACGCCGCCTGCCAGGTGGCAAGCTCGTCTGCCGTGGGGTTGTCCCGGGAGATGTCGCGACAGGCGTAGGCGATGCCGTGGGCGTCCAGCCAGACGAGGGCCCTCTTGCAAGTGGAGCATCGGGGATGGCACAGCACGAGGAGCTTGTCGTGGGGCATGGGGAGTCCTTCCTTCGGGGATGCCTGCACGTGACTCGAGGGGGTCGAGGCGCCCCTCTAGCCCTCCAGCCTGGCGGTCAGCAGCTCGTTGAAGAGCTTGGGGTTGCCCTTGACGCCAGTGGCCTTGGAGGCCTTCATGCACTGGCCCACGAGGTAGCCCACGACCTTCCTGTTGCCGTCGCGATACTGCCTCACCTGCTCGGTGCAGCGGGCGAGCACCGCATCCACCACGGGCTCGAGCGTCCCGGTGTCCGTGGACTGCCGCAGGCCCCGCTCGTCCACGACCCGCTCGGGATCCTCGTCCGTGCCGTCCACGGCATCGAGCACATCGCGCGCCTGGGCAAAGGTGATGGCATCGGCCGCCAGCAGTCGAGCGATGCCTGCCGTCTGCGCGGCCGTGATGGCACCACATGCCGGCAGGAGGTTGACGACCACGTTGGCCACCGTCGGCGCCACCCCTTCGCCGGCCATCTCGGCCGCCTCCTCGAAGAGCGTCGCGACCGCAGGATCGCCCGCAATCTGGGCCGCATCGGCGCGCTTGAGGCCAAAGCTGGCCACATAGCGATTGCGCTTGGCGTCGGGCAGCTCGGGGATGCGGGCGGCAGCGTCATTGATGAACTCGTCCGTGAGGTCGAACGGTGCCAGGTCGGGGTCGGGGAACAGCCGGTAGTCATCCGCCGTCTCCTTCACGCGCATGACCACGGTGCGCCTGTTGCTGGGCTCCCAGTGGCGCGTCTCCTGATAGATGGTGCCACCCTCCTCGAGCACCTCGGCCTGGCGGCAGATCTCGTACGCGAGGGCGTCGTGCAGGCCCTTGAAGGAGTTGATGTTCTTCATCTCGGTCTTGGTGCCCAACGCGCTCGTGCCCCGGCGACGCAGGGAGATGTTGCCGTCGCAGCGCATGGACCCCGACTCCAGGGAGCAGTCGGAGATGCCCAGCGTACGGAAGGTCTGTTGCAGCCTCTCCATGAAGAGGCGGGCCTCCTCGGGCGTGCGCAGGTCGGGCTCGGTGACGAGCTCGATGAGGGGCGTGCCGCAGCGGTTGTAGTCGATGAACGACTCGGAGGCGCCGGTGATGCGCCCCTCCTCGCCACCGGAGTGGACCATCTTGGCGGCGTCCTCCTCCATGTGGATGCGCAGGATGCGGATGGGCACGGTGTAGGAGCCGTCCGCCGCCTTGTCCACGGTCAGGGGGGCGGCGGCGTCGTGGGCGGCCACGACATCGGTGCCCGTCATCACGTGGTCGGGACGCTCCCGGGCGCCCTCGCCCGTCACGTCCAGGTCCAGGTGTCCATACATGCAGAATGCGACCGGCCCCTGCGTGGTCTGGAAGTTCTTGGCCATGTCGGGATAGAAGTAGTGCTTGCGGTAGAACAGGGAGTGGCGCTGGATCTGGCAGTTGGTGGCCAGCCCCGCCATCACGATGGACTGGACGGCCCTGCGGTTGGGCACGGGGAGCGCCCCCGGCATGCCCAGGCAGACGGGGCACACGTTGGTGTTGGGCTCGTCATCGTGGGAGAGACGGCAGTCGCAGAACATCTTGGTGTCGAGCGTGGTGAGTTCGGTGTGCACCTCGAGGCCGATGACGGCCTCCCAGTCCTCAAGGACGTCCTGGAGCTTCCTCATCGGAGCTCACCCCCCTTCCCGGCGCATCCCGGTGCGACGGGGGCGCCCTGACCCAGCCCAAGGCCCGCGTCCACGCCCCGCTCGATGGCGCGCGCAAACGTGAGGAGCGAGCGGTCCTTGAAGGCCGGCCCCTGCAGCTGCGCGGAGACGGGCAGGCCCGAGGCGGACCCCAGGCCCAGGGGAACCGAGATGCCGCCGTTGCCCGCGATGTTGCTGGAGATCGTGAACATGTCCGACGCGTACATCTGCGTTGGGTCGCTGATCTCGCCGAACCTGAAGGCCGTGCGCGGGGACGTGGGCATGAGGATGACGTCACACTGCTCCCAGGCGCGCACGTAGTCCTGCGTGATGAGCGTGCGCACCTGCTGGGCCGGGTAGTAGTACTGGTCATAGACGCCGCTGGAGAGCAGGTAGGCGCCCAGCATCTGACGGCGCTTGGCCTCCTCGCCAAAGCCATGGGCGCGCGAGAGCGCCGTCTGCTCGGCCAGCGTAGAACAGCCCGGCTCCTGGTAGCCATAGCGCACGCCATCAAAGCGCGCGAGGTTGCTGAACGCCTCGCAGGGGGCGATCACGTAGTAGGCGGCAATGGAGGAGGCGATGTTGGGGAGCTCCACCTCGACGATGCGGGCGCCCTGATCCTCCAGGATGGCGCGGGCCTGCGCGACCGCCTCCCTGGCCTCGTCCGTGAGGCCGGCAACGTCCAGGAGCTCGGGCACCACGCCTATCCTACGGCCCCCGATGGGGTCATCGAGATGCTCCAGGAAGTCCACGGGGCAGTCCTGGCTCGTGGAGTCGAACGGGTCCCGACCGGGTCCGGTGAGCGCATTCATGGTCAGGGCCACATCCTCCACACGACGGCCGAGGGGTCCCACCTGGTCGAGCGAGGAGCCAAAGGCCACCACGCCGTAGCGGCTCACGGCACCGTAGGTGGGCTTCATGCCCACCACGCCGCACAGGCTCGCCGGCTGGCGGATGGAGCCGCCCGTGTCGGAGCCGAGGGAGACCGTGACCTCGCCGGCGGCCACGGCAGCGGCGGAGCCACCCGAGGAACCACCAGGGACGCGCGCGGTGTCCCAGGGGTTGCGCGTGGGATGGAAGGCGCTCGACTCGGTGGAGGAGCCAAAGGCGAACTCGTCCATGTTGGCCTTGCCCATGGGCGTCGCGCCCGCATCGAGCATGCGCTGGACGCAGGTGGCCGTGAAGGTGGACTCGTAGTGCTCGAGCATCCTGGAGGCGCAGGTCGTGCGCGTGCCCACAAGGTGCATGTTGTCCTTGAAGGCGACGGGGACGCCGGCAAGCGGACCGAGCGGCCTGCCCCCCGCGCGAGCGGCGTCGGTCGTGGCGGCAACGGAAAGGGCCAGGTCGGCAGACACCTGCAGGAATGCCTGCACCTCCCCATCGCGCGCCTCGATGGCATCGAGGGAGGCCTGGGCGACCTCGGTC contains:
- a CDS encoding arsenate reductase family protein, which encodes MPHDKLLVLCHPRCSTCKRALVWLDAHGIAYACRDISRDNPTADELATWQAASDLPVRRLFNTSGRLYREQNVKAQLDAGMSDEDALALLATDGMMVRRPLVVGTRADGTPFVLVGFREAPWSEALLS
- the gatB gene encoding Asp-tRNA(Asn)/Glu-tRNA(Gln) amidotransferase subunit GatB; protein product: MRKLQDVLEDWEAVIGLEVHTELTTLDTKMFCDCRLSHDDEPNTNVCPVCLGMPGALPVPNRRAVQSIVMAGLATNCQIQRHSLFYRKHYFYPDMAKNFQTTQGPVAFCMYGHLDLDVTGEGARERPDHVMTGTDVVAAHDAAAPLTVDKAADGSYTVPIRILRIHMEEDAAKMVHSGGEEGRITGASESFIDYNRCGTPLIELVTEPDLRTPEEARLFMERLQQTFRTLGISDCSLESGSMRCDGNISLRRRGTSALGTKTEMKNINSFKGLHDALAYEICRQAEVLEEGGTIYQETRHWEPSNRRTVVMRVKETADDYRLFPDPDLAPFDLTDEFINDAAARIPELPDAKRNRYVASFGLKRADAAQIAGDPAVATLFEEAAEMAGEGVAPTVANVVVNLLPACGAITAAQTAGIARLLAADAITFAQARDVLDAVDGTDEDPERVVDERGLRQSTDTGTLEPVVDAVLARCTEQVRQYRDGNRKVVGYLVGQCMKASKATGVKGNPKLFNELLTARLEG
- the thpR gene encoding RNA 2',3'-cyclic phosphodiesterase, with protein sequence MTDDGSPSTKRLFAALRFSGEASGELMACQEWILAQLTKGRPTSRDNLHLTLCYIGPCDACQERTAREALDQAVATWNRQVEDARQGIELTLGRIDTFERRRDSIVWCGPVGDAPQELALLRADIARELDARGLPFGSETFTPHVTLVRGARATTDQQRLSAQRATFTTHHDEVILMWSHHPEGGSLTYTPIHTVALGARP
- the gatA gene encoding Asp-tRNA(Asn)/Glu-tRNA(Gln) amidotransferase subunit GatA, with protein sequence MANLDALSAAQIAAGVAGGAFSATEVAQASLDAIEARDGEVQAFLQVSADLALSVAATTDAARAGGRPLGPLAGVPVAFKDNMHLVGTRTTCASRMLEHYESTFTATCVQRMLDAGATPMGKANMDEFAFGSSTESSAFHPTRNPWDTARVPGGSSGGSAAAVAAGEVTVSLGSDTGGSIRQPASLCGVVGMKPTYGAVSRYGVVAFGSSLDQVGPLGRRVEDVALTMNALTGPGRDPFDSTSQDCPVDFLEHLDDPIGGRRIGVVPELLDVAGLTDEAREAVAQARAILEDQGARIVEVELPNIASSIAAYYVIAPCEAFSNLARFDGVRYGYQEPGCSTLAEQTALSRAHGFGEEAKRRQMLGAYLLSSGVYDQYYYPAQQVRTLITQDYVRAWEQCDVILMPTSPRTAFRFGEISDPTQMYASDMFTISSNIAGNGGISVPLGLGSASGLPVSAQLQGPAFKDRSLLTFARAIERGVDAGLGLGQGAPVAPGCAGKGGELR